The nucleotide window TCAAACCACCGACTGCTCTCCAGTCATTTCTAAGTCTAAGAATTTAACGTATCGGCAGAAGGCAAGCTGTAaagtaatggtcaactttctcatgcatcaataaaatcgattacTTCGTCCTTCGCTACATCTAGCACTTTATAAGAggttaaaaatgttaattgagAGTTTCTGTAACACTTTTTTTGGCGATGGACCTGCGAATTCTAATCGTGCAGCAAAGACGCAAAACATGTAATTATTCGACAGTTAGACCCGCCACCGCGATGACTGAAGTGAACCTTAAgggttttgatatttttctgatttttagAGCGAAACATGTAGCTATTGCAATAGTATCAGGACTACTACTGTCTCGACGGGCCCTAGAACATGATTTAGTGTCGTGGCATTTCCATTTActgttttcatgaattttggaGTTGATTTTTTACAATCAGTTCAGATTGACTCAACCCATGCTCTTCGCCCTCTCCACTCTAAGAAACCTAAGACACCTTGCAAAGACTAATGTAAACGATCGTCttctcaaatatttcttaaaattactccaaaatgtttttttttatttctcaagATTTTTTCAACCTTTCCCTGATACCTTGTACTGTAAACGAATTTTCAACTTCGTTCAGTCGAAATTTCTAGTTTCTTCGCCACGAGTATGTCTGATGgtctttttaaaaataatttgcagTGCTACATTTGATCGCTCAAGGAACAACTTTCATGGTCTCTTTCCCTCGTAGTAGCTTTGTTAAAAGTTCAAGGTTTGACTGGATAAAATTACGCATAGTTGCAGGAAAAATACGTTATAATCTGTTGAAGTAAACAATAACACAGTAACAAGAAGATGGCCACTTGTGAATCGATATAAAGAAAGGTGGCAGATCATTATTTTCACACATTAAATCCAAGTAATCACAACATCACTCTAATAACCGCACAACCAAATAAtggtacgcaaaaattaaacttaTTTATCTTTCTTCTCCTCTGGGCTGGCGTTCTCGTTCTCTTCGACGCTGTCTCCAACTACATTTTCCAGATTATTTTCGTCCGCATCACATTTGTCTGTCGATTCTGCGGATTCTGCCGACAAAaactgaacaaattttttcgtttttatggCCATCGCTTCGTTTTGCAGTTTCAGATCCTCCAGTTCCTGTTGCTTTTGTATCCACTTCGGTAAGACGAAAATGGTACAAATCAATCTACGGGgattttaacttttcatttgaaaaaaaaacagtctgAGGTGCCTCGTAACTCATTTTTTGTTACCTAATTAGAATGTAGCCAGAAAATGCTAACATTAAACACGTTAAGCACGACTTTATCATGACTGTATAGTCAACAACAACTTGTTGATGTTTcattttgcaaattaattctTATTGATATGCgaacgattttaattttgacaaaaattagcTGCGATGATTGGGATTAGTTTGTGcgtttgtttgtgtttttttcgtaaaactgAATGTATTGCCGTCTGAGATGGAAAACAATTTAAACGACCCAACGCGTTGTATTGTTTTGCATTATATGTAACCAACGGAGACACTAATTTGATATATCAACAAGCAAATTGATTTTGTCTATATGCAAGCACACAATACAGTGCTGTTCAATGAGCATTACGAATTTTCATTGACATTGGCATTATCaatgctaaaaaaaaaatgaaacgaaatagACCAAGATCCCACATGCATTCCGTCCCTCATAATAGCAGAGACATACATTAGGTCTTGTTAGAGTTGTGTGCTAATGATACATTCAATTCTGTTTAAATGacaatttcgatttctttaCGTAACATTTGATTATCCATTTTGATTATGACGATAGTGTATTGTCAATGGACACGTCAAAATTGAATACACCAAGACCAGCCTCAAAAATAAGAACGACGTTTTGACatgtcacattagcgaattataaggaaaacgaaatttgtgtttttttttgctgctgtCGGCACAAGAACACCTGGTTTTTCTTATCGATCAGGAATCCTAAACACTTTTCATTACATCATGTAACTTTGAAAAAaggcaaaataatttaattttcatttttattataattcactaatgtGACATATTCTAATTCTCCAGACTTAGAACAAGTTCTGAAAACCACTGATTCACTATATCTGATTTTTGGTTTAATAGTTAATAGTTAATAGTTTAACCCTCAGGACACAAACTGATGTGTACTTGTACTCAAATcttgaataatttttaaaatgtaattctATTTAGCAGGATCAAATTGAGTATGATCCCTGCAAGTATAGCCAAGTGTTTGAAACAAAACTGTTTTACGCCATTTGATTTAACATTTGCTGTACATTAAGATCACATGAATCGTAGGCTATCGCTTTAGGCctgttcaaatttgaaaaattattttagattCTATCGGCATGCTATCAGAGAGTTAGAATGGTTCAAAAAAAGAGACctgtatttttttatataatattttgaagCGTTTTTGTTCTGGGGAGGTTCGTTCGAAGGAAAATCCCGAGTTTGGCAGGTTTTTAGACAGTTTTCGACACTAAACTCAACCAAAACCTCGAACATAAGTGCACTAACTCAATTGTTGTCAAAGGATATGCAAAATTagagtctcgttttgaatatgaGCGAATTTAGTCAAGTGGTTGGAGAGAACGAGCCTGAGAAGCGCTTGCAATCGATGCCAACGTGAAAGGGTAATCTAGTTTTTGAGGGTTAAGCACATCATTAACACCAGTGACTTGGGCGTCAAAAGATGCGTCTTTTAACAcactttcaggggaaaaaaagtttttgaaaatcggtctCGTGGTTCGATTGTGATAGTCATTTGGCGAGATCGCTTGCACAGCGATGGATAATTTTCATCAACTAACTTATGTGATTCGTAGCTTATATGTACACACTTATTTTTCCCGTGTTGAATGCTGGGTAAGTGACCGAAAAGTGTTCTTTTTGAGCGTGCTCAGGACCGGTTCCACGATTTTACTAAAATCGATTACTAGTTTCTCAACAACCTGTAGATGAGTTAGTCAGCTAAGCTTTGGATTAATTACAGCATGAAGAAGCTCTGAAATATTGgtaacaaaattgattttctctaGTTGTTTATGCGGCGATAGTCCATATAAACAAACCAACATTCTGAATCATCTTTTTTGATGATGCCACTCAAATCAGACATCAAAATATTGGTTCGTTAATGTGGACTATCGCGGCATAAACGACgagagaaaaacaattttgtttgcaataTTTCGCTCTCCTTTTTCAGAGCTTCTTCATGCTGTAATTAATCCAAACCTTAGCTGACTAACTCATCTACATACAGTTTGTTGAGAAACTAGTAATCGATTTTAGTCGATTTTAATCGATTTTAGTAAAATCGTGGAACCGGTCCTGAGCACGCTCAAAAAGAACACTTTTCGGTCACTTACCCACCATTTAACACGGGAAAAATAAGTGTGTACATATAGGCTACGAATCACATGAGTTAGTTGATGAAAATTAACCATCGCTGTGCATGCGAGCTCGCCAAATGTGACTCACTCTTTTGACTAACATAACCGAACCGCGagaccgattttcaaaaactttttttcccctgaaagtgTGTTTAAAGACGCATCTTTTGACGCTTAAATCACTGATGTTAATGATGTGCTTAACCCTAAAAAACTAGATTACCCTTTCACGTTGGCATCGATTGCAAGCGCTTCTCAGGCTCGTCCTTTCCAACCATTTGACTAAATTCGttcatattcaaaacgagactctAAATTTGCATTTCCTTTGACAACAATTAAGTTAGCGCGTTTATGTTTGAGGTTTTGGTTGAGTTTAGTGCCGAAAACTGTCTAAAAACTAGCCAAACTCAGAATTTTCCTTCGAACGAACCTCCCCAGAACAAAAACGcttaaaaattatataaaaaaatacgggtctcTTTTTTTGAACCATTCTAACTCTCTGATAGCATGCCGATAGAATctaaaataattattcaaatttgaacaGGCCTAATCGCTTATATATGTCGTTGCTGTCGCCAATATTAGACTAAACATTTCTGACTGGTTAAATACCATTCTTGAAGTAAGgaagtttatttttacaacaatttttcgtCTCCGTAGAAGTTCGCACAAGTCTTGTGCGACAAGAGAACGAAAGTTCCCGAACAGATATGTTTCTCTTCTTTGGCTGGCTGTGTAACAATAGgtattgatttcaaatcgtGACCTCAGTACATAACAGTTTCTTCCTCGAGGTACACATAGCCACGGGAAGGAgatctaattcaaatttttctattgttctACTGTCAAAGAAAagtttgaattaggtctctttctCGATGTTTTGTGTAGCTCCCGTTAGATATGCACTTAGGCTCTCAGTCTAAAATAAATTCTAGTATTTGAATTTGAGAGAATTAGTGATATTCTTCGACATTCGAGTAGTTGAACGCGATTTGAGGCacttaaacttttttttaaagcaatctGAATGaattagagatgagcgggttgAGGTTTTTTCAAAACCCGCCCGAAAACTCAcaatctaataaaaaaaaaacattctacGGTGTCACTTCTCTTTTACaacagagggattcttttgaattttgactgaccgaaatcggcgctatttattccggtacttttttatatatgcctagttaggtcTTGGTGCCTAGGTCCCAAAACTAGTCTCAGATATTTATGATCTtacatacctggctggttgtaagtggccaaaagtcgaaaaatggggtttcgtagcCCGGATTTCATTTCTGTAAGGTGGggaggacacgggcgtgtatgggttcgttggaaagttGATGTCGAGTACTACCGGGGCAAATAtcaacttcataaaatttgatgataaacggccgaaaatatgacctcCAGAAAATTTCTATGGATTGGTTTCCATAttgcattttcatttcgaattcTTCGTTAAATAAGTTCATGTTTCCACTAACTACGGCGTTGTGCATGAACACTAAACTGGgttaataaaaagaaacataaaattaaccaTCGTAAAATTGTACTAACTGAAATGGTAATTGgttggttttgtttgtttttaattacacacacggaattttgaaaaccgacacattttctgtttctacgttttacttgagtttctgacgactccatataaaaatacatgcaaaattcacaaaaaaaccagtaaaccacgaaacagaaaatgtgtcggttttcaaaattccgcgagtgtagcggcagtaaatttcaaattcaaaatataattttagtcAACAACAGGCACGGCGGAGTAAAATATCGCACTGCTCGTGCCCGATTAACTTTACGTTGTCGTGTGTCGTGCATTGAATTCTTGAAACATAATACTTGAAATTTAAACGCGGGCCGAAGGGAACAGGAACGTCCGCAATCTTTCCGGGTTACTcgtaaattgtttaaatttgttttatttgatatAAGCAAAAAGCGTAGCCTAACGAAAAGAATCTTGAACAAAGGGGAAGGTGTCATAATTTGTCCTGCACGACTTTTAAACTATATGACATTTTGATCGATAAATGTTTTCTCTTGCTAAATGTGGATGAAAGGTATCGGATCGGGTTaaataattgtcaaaaaccCTTATTAGAGGAAAATGTGACACAATTCCCTGATCATAATTACAAAACAACCGATAATTCCAATAGGTTAGAAGGAAACCCGAAGTGAACTGGGAACATAGTGAACAAGAAAACCTGAAAAATTCCTCAAAATTCTGAAGTTTAGAAGATGTTGGACCATGTGGAACCGATGAACCTCTAAATCAAAAGTCATATAAAATCAACTAAAACATTTCTTCTATTTCAGGGCGGCAACAACGCTGGACACACTGTCGTGGTGGATGGCGtcgaatttgattttcatctgCTACCCAGTGGAATCATAAACGAAAAGTGTGTTTCATTAATCGGTAAGAAATAGAAACAATTTTACTCTATCAACAGATGCCTATCATGCGTGCATACCATGACAATGTTCAATTTATCAAGCTTTCTTGTCTTTTTTATCttcttataaaataaataaaagttatttaTTACTGAGTTGCGTTTTGATGCGCTTGGTATTGTAAAAACGCGAAACGATTAGCTtagcaaaataattttatcattAATATCTTCAAGAGAGAAGTGTCACGTGTTCTCCTCTGTATATCATTGTATTTTAAAGGATTTAAGAAGTGTCAATTTTTCAAAGGAAAGGAGCTCGTTGATATCTAAGAATGGCATTAATTCCTAGTGGATGATTGTATGATGTACCAAAACGTAATCATAATGTAAAAAGAGCGAATAGATGAGTCTTGtgtttttgggaatttttctttcttcttctggTTTTTAGTAATCTCTTTCCATGATCCATGGCCGAAAGTGAGTGAATTTAGGAAACTTACTTGTAATTTTATCCATTTGTATCAAAAGTTGTATTTGTCttggacggttgattttaggcaTATTCAATAAATGGCCCAAGACGCCGCATGTAAGCCTAAAAGctattcaatttcaaatctttcTCTATTTGTAAAACAAACATTCTTCAGAACGAATCATTTGTGCTTCTTAGttgtaagaaaatattgataGATTGGATTCCGTCGAGGGttccattcaattcaaaaatcttCATCTCATTTTTGGCCTGCAGGATTAATCTGAATTTTAGTGGACTTTCAACATTCCACAGCTGTTGTACCGAATTGTTTTTGGTGAGCACAAAGCGATGCTACTCTGGCAAAGATAATGAATCCGTCCATACCGTAGGCAATTTGTTTCTTTATTCAAATGATTCTCTACGTGATAGTGACGATTTGAAAagcgtaaataaatatttcgcaCATCTCGTCAGCTAGGTAAAAACAATCTGATTCAGTAAATTCAGCATTCTTGAATGGTAAACTACAATGAATTTAACAGGTTCACAAATCAATGAATACAATTAGAACTCTCGGTTGATTCTCTTTTGTGTCCCATGAAGTCTTAAGCGAACAAAACAGAACAAATGTGTAAAAGCTGTCTTCCGGCTGCCGCGAAGGACTTCGACCACTTTCTTATTTAGTTCAACGCTACTTCCTGTCCATCATCTCGCCACTGTTGAAAGAGTTGTCCATTTGCATCGGATGGTAAAATCGATCACCAAACATGGATTTGAGATTCGACTGAACCGGGACATTCACTCTCGGGGACTGAGACGCCTGAGCCACGTACAGATTTCCGATAAGCAACCATCGCTAAGGCAGTCTATCAGTGAGTATAACCGGCTTAGCACTGATATCCGCCAATTGACCTGCATCGAGTCGTTCAAAGCCAAAGTGAAACTCAAGGTTATGAGAGAAAGTGAGGACTATTGTACAATTTCcccttttgtttttataaattaatggAACTGGTTAAGTGATGATGAACTGTGATGTGATTGTAATACGTCTGTGATATTATTCCTTTACTGACTGACTTTggcttaatttaatttaattttcttgacTCAAACAGttctatttgtttgttttgctcTTAATGTATgtacaaattttctattcgtTTTATTTACTACGATGAATTATtctgaaatttgtttataatAATGTGTGGAATACAACAGTGTGATATTCAAggaatgataaaataaatgcaaTAATTAAGCGATGGGTCGTGCATTTGTTTCCTTAATGAAGGTTGAAATAAGTCAAAAGTGTAGTCTATTCAGGGCCGGACTGAAAAACTCGTTGAAATAACTGTATGGTATTCAAGACTGttcggaaaagaaaaacgaaaagttcAGAAAATATCGTCTTAGCCCATTCCAAAATCCGCGAAATCATCATACTTCAAGCATGGGTGATTAGCTGCAGAAAATACtctattttaaatgaaaatatttttacagtgttttacgtTTGTATACGATACACTgttcagtttcagtactccatttagagtaccactcatgcttggcGAAATGTGTAAATTTGGCGATCACATTGGCCTTTTGATTCAAGCCAAATGATTACTAATATTCAGGAAAAGCTTTCAGAATGTCTCTTTGCATGTTTGTACAATGTTGGTATACAATTCAAAAATGCAAATCcactcaaaacaaaacaaaaaactttgtttgaaGGAACTTCTCCTAGCGAAATCACTGTATCGATACAACTCTTAATTTAATTGCCATCATCATAACTTCCGTTTGCATAACTGAACTTTGTGATTTTGAAAggtaacaaaaaagaaaagaatttatttcctcCAACCAAAACGTTTCAGTTTTGCAATTCCTGTTGATTATTCGGCAATAaagcattttaataaaattatatttagttcgagcaaataaataagtttcggattattttatgtatatttGAAATTGGAATTGTAATAAATCATAAGACGAGAGTACCATGACGTACcttccaatttattttatttatcattctAAATTCGTTTTAACAAGTAGTTAGCTGAACTGTAATTTATGCTGAGGTTAAATCCTGCGatgtttgtttttcaaaaaaaattataatggaaaaatgttgaaaagttTGCGACGTGTGTATCGGGTCGGTATATTATTTATAGAATGTCATTGCTAATTAATCGGCAACAATAAAgttggtttttctttctttcttggATAATATTTAATGACAGTCTGTTGCTATACTTTTAgcatttaatcattttcaatgaaaaattgccTCATTACGGCAGGTGAACCTGATAGACAGGCAACCGCAAACGAATTAGCATTTCACGATTGTAAACTGTGAGCGATATTCAATTGATGAACATCACATAAAGTCGGTTGAAATCGTAATAGATCGCTGGAACAATTACCTCGTACCAATGCGGGCTCTTTCTGTATGCGTAATCCTGGTGCTACAGTGAAATAACACTTTTTCGACCATGTTTCGAGACTTATTCGACCGATTTTACTTATGTTCCAACTTAGACACAAAAGTTTCCAGGAAAGCAAGCTGACCCAACCCGCAGTCGGGTTGGTTTTGGAGTTCCATTTCGactttaaaattgaatattctTGTTGGGACTGGGTTGGTTTTAAAGAGCAAATCTAAAACCAACCAGACCAATTGAAACATAAGCGTTGTGGATGCGGTTTTCTTGAGCTAGACTGTCTACATCAAAAAGAACTCTTTGAATCACGGTTCTATTCCAGTCTGGAATCTACAATGAAACGACCAGTTTGTAGTCTCGAAGTAGACTAACTTTTTTCAGACAAATACACCATATTAATATGCTTTTGGAATTGAACTAAGGTTACTATGTCGTTCTTAATTAGTTGGACTACTAAGTTTAATCACTTCATAGAGTTATTCAATTCCAACACTCCCACTCAATTGCATGAATTTACTCCCACTTGAAACTTTAACCATCGAAACCAACTTGTTGGTGGCTCATTGCTATCAACTTGTACCATCGACCCGTTGCTTATACTCTATCGAGTTGTCGACAAGCTTGC belongs to Bradysia coprophila strain Holo2 chromosome X unlocalized genomic scaffold, BU_Bcop_v1 contig_35, whole genome shotgun sequence and includes:
- the LOC119069435 gene encoding uncharacterized protein LOC119069435; its protein translation is MKHQQVVVDYTVMIKSCLTCLMLAFSGYILIRLICTIFVLPKWIQKQQELEDLKLQNEAMAIKTKKFVQFLSAESAESTDKCDADENNLENVVGDSVEENENASPEEKKDK